GTCCGCTTTCAGAGAGGCACCGCCCACCAGCGCGCCGTCGATGTCCGGCTGGGTGAACAGCTCTGCCGCGTTAGCCGCGTTCACAGAACCGCCGTACTGAATGATAACCTGCTCGGCGATTTTCGCGTCGGCTTTGGCGATGTGGTCACGGATGAATTTGTGAACCGCCTGTGCCTGCGCCGGAGTGGCGGATTTGCCGGTACCGATAGCCCATACCGGTTCGTAAGCAATCACAACGCCTTCAAACGCCGCGGCGCCCTGGGTTTTCAGCACAGCGTCGATCTGACGTGCGCAGACTTCTTCCGTTTTGCCTGCTTCGTTTTCAGCTTCGGTTTCACCGATGCACAGTACCGGCACCAGACCCTGCGCTTTCAGCACGGCGAATTTTTTCGCGATCAGTTCGTCAGATTCCGCGTGGTAAGTACGACGCTCGGAGTGGCCGATAATGATGTATTTCGCGCCGATATCTTTAAGCATTTCAGCGGAAGTTTCACCGGTGAACGCGCCGGAGAGGTTAACGTCGACGTTCTGGGCACCAAGAATGATGTGGCTGCCAGCAGCGGCCTGCTTTGCCAGATCCAGATACATCGCCGGCGGGGCGATCGCTACGTCGCAGCCAGATACGCCAGCCAGCTCTTTACGCAGGTTAGCTACCAGCTCGTTTACCATGTGGCGGCTGCCGTTCAGTTTCCAGTTACCCATCACTAAAGGATGTCGCATTTTCATTCTCCACGCGCTAAGCGAATTAAGGATTATTGCTGCCCGTCAGGCAGCGTGGTCTGTGAAACAGTATAGAGATTCGTACCCGGAAAGGCTTTGCTTTTTGTCATTTATTGCTCCCTTCCAGCGTTTGCGATAACGCAAGCTTAATCGGTTCAACCGCGAAGGTAAGGCCCTTTTCGCCGCTGTCTGCGACAATATAGCGAATCGCGCCTTCGGCCTGGCTGAAGTAGCGTTTGCCCTTGCCCTCGGTAAGCAAGCGCGTCAGCCGTTGCTGACTTTGCGCTTTGCTGATTTTCGGCGTAAAGCTTCGCAGCAGCGCGGCCATATACTCCAGCGCTTTGGCTTTCGCCGCTTTTTGCTCCGGCCCCTGAATAGGCAGCCAGGTCATCTGAATACTTTTGATTTTCAGCGTGCCGCGCTCCAGCGCCGTGGAGGCATAGAGATTTTCATTAATCTTGCTGGCTGCGCGCACCAGATTGATTTTGTCGCCTTTCACGTCGATGGCGCGAAATTCATTGAGCGGGAGCGTGGGGTTGTCGGCGTTGAAGCGTTCGCGAAACTGGGAAATGGAGAGATCAAAGGTAGGCGAGCCGGGCAGCAGATAGGGCGCGGTCGGCGTCAGCGTATCCGGGGCGGTTTCGGCATCAGCGAAGCGCGCCGCCAGCGGCAGCGTCAGAAAAAGAAGATAAAACAGCGGCTTCATGATTCACCTTTCCCGGTTGCGTATCACAGCGATTAAAACCAGATCGGGCTGGCTTGTCAAAACCCGTCCGCACCAGGGTAAACTGTGCGCCACACATACAGTAAGGTTTAGGCTATGACCCTTCAGCAGTGGTTGTTCTCTTTTAAAGGCCGGATTGGCCGCCGTGATTTCTGGGTATGGATAGCGCTCTGGGTGGCGTCGATGATTATCCTTTTTACCCTCACTGGCAATGATTTGCTCAATACGCAGACCGCCGCGTTTATGCTGGTTTGTCTGCTCTGGCCGACGGCGGCGGTGGTGGTGAAACGCCTGCACGACCGCGGCAAATCCGGCGCGTGGGCGCTGTTAATGATCCTCGCGTGGATGCTGCTCGCCGGTAACTGGGCGGTGCTGGGCGGCGTCTGGCAGTGGGCCGTGGGGCGCTTCATCCCGACGCTCATCATGGTGATGATGGTGCTGGACCTGGGCGCGTTTCTCGGCACCCAGGGCGAAAACAAATACGGCAAAGACACGCTGGATGTGAAGTACCGCTGATTACCAGTAGTGCTCCGCCGTCATATGCCCCGGACGGCGGCGCAGGTGTTTCGCCATCTGGCGCGTATCTTTGAGCAACTGCTGCGTATCGCGCACCATCTGCGGGTTTCCGCACAGCATCACATGGCTGGTCGCGGTGTCCATCGGCAGCCCGACCGCCTCTTCCAGCGCGCCGCTCTCAATCAGCGCCGGCACACGCCCGGTCAGCGAGCCGGAGACCGTTTCCCGGCTTACCACCGTCTGCACCCGTAGCTTGCCGTCGTAGCGCTGTTGCAGCTCCAGCATCAGCGGTAAGTAGCTCAAATCCTGGGCGTAACGCACCGCATGCACTAGCACGATATTTTTAAAGCGCTCGAGATCTTTGCCTTCCTGTAAAATCGACAGATACGGGCCGATAGCCGTGCCGGTCGCCAGCATCCATAACGTCTCGCACTCGGGAATTTCTTCCAGCACGAAAAAGCCCGCCGCGTCGCTCACCACCATCACTTCATCACCCGGCTGCATCGCGTGCAGCCGCGGGCTGAGTTTGCCCTCCGGCACCGTCACCAGATAAAACTCCAGATCCGGGTTGCCCGGCGCGTTGACGTAAGAATAGGCACGCTGCACGCGCTCGCCGTCAATCTCAAGGCCCAGCTTGGTGAATTGTCCGGCGGTGAAAGGCGCGACAGGGGCGTGAACCACGAGACTGAAGAGAGAATCGGTCCAGTGCTGAACCCGAACCACTTTACCTGTAACCCAATCCGCCATGTTTCGCTCCTGTGTTAACTGATGCTTTATCTTCGCCAGCACCGCGCATCATTTCCAGCCCGTGCGGGCCGGAAAGCTCGTTCCGACAAACGATTAAAGAATGTGTGTCTGGATCTCCGGGTCTTTGCGGTCGAGATAGTGAATCGACTGAATGCGGCGAATGGTGCGCGATTTGCCGCGGATCAGCAGCGTCTCGGTGGTGGCGATATTGCCCTTGCGGGTGATGCCATCCAGCAGATCGCCTTTGGTGATGCCGGTCGCTGAGAAAATCACGTTATCGTTGTGCGCCATTTCATCCAGTTTCAGCACATTGCCCGCCGTGATGCCCATCGCCTGACAGCGCGCCAGCTCCTGCTCGCCGATGCGGCGGTTTTCCGGCGTGTCGCCTTTCACAACGTGGCGCGCCAGCAGGCGGCCCTGCATATCGCCATCCAGCGCGCGGATCACCGCCGCCGACACCACGCCTTCCGGCGCGCCGCCGATGCCATAAAGCACGTCCACTTCGCTGTCCGGTATACAGGTGAGAATAGACGCCGCCACGTCGCCGTCGGGAATGGCGAAAACGCGCACGCCGAGCTGCTGCATCTGCGCGATAACCGCATCGTGGCGCGGCTTGGCGAGAATAGTGACGGTGAGTTCACTAAGCGGTTTATCGAGCGCTGCGGCGATGTTCTTCAGGTTCTGCTCAAGCGGCAGGTTGAGATCGATAACGCCTTTCGCGCCAGGGCCGACAATCAGCTTTTCCATATACATATCGGGCGCGTTCAGGAAGCTGCCTTTATCGCCTACCGCCAGCACCGCCAGCGCGTTGGCTTGGCCCATCGCCGTCATGCGCGTGCCTTCGATAGGATCGACTGCGATATCAACCGCGTCGCCGTTGCCGGTGCCGACCTTCTCGCCGATGTAGAGCATCGGCGCTTCATCGATTTCGCCCTCGCCAATCACAATCTGCCCGTCGATATCGACTTTATTGAGCATAATGCGCATGGCGTTAACGGCCGCGCCGTCAGCGAGGTTTTTATCGCCGCGTCCCAGCCACTTGTACCCGGCCAGCGCCGCCGCTTCGGTGACGCGTGAAAATTCGATGGCAAGTTCTCGTTTCATGACTCTTTTCCGCAAGATTAACTGCGTCGGAGTGTAGCACAGAGCGGGTAACGGCTGTTACGGAGGGCTGACCGGTGGGAGAGAGAACAGAAGCGCTACGCGGCCACCGAAGCTACTTCTGGAAGGCTTTTTTTAAGCTGATCCTTGAGAGCAATTCGGTCAGGGAAAGGACCATGGTGGAGCGCACCACCTGCTGGTAGCGCTGTTGTTGCATCTGGATAAGCTGCGGATCGCTGCTTTCAAGCGCGGGCGGCGCCGGGGGCAGCGCGACGACGCAGTGCAGTTCGCCGAAGGGGCCGAGAATTTCGTCGTCGGTAAAGGCGTAGTCATTGCCGTCGTGATTGAGTTCTTCACGCAGCGCCATCAGGAGTTCGCAGTCTTCATATTCGGCGCGGCTTATCACGCCGAGCCCGTAAATCAGCTTCAGGCGCACGGAGAGATCGCCCAGCGGGCCGCTGCCGTCGAGCAACGGCTCAACGGCATATTTGACCGCGTAGTCGTCTTTACGGAACACCTGCAACACCAGAATATTGACCGCCTCGGTGAGCAACTCTACGGCTGCGATCAAAAAACTTCTTACGGTTTTGCCAGCATTCAGACGCTCAAGCACACGGTTTTCAAAGGCCTGGGTTTCTTCCATCATTGCCTGCATATCTGACACATCATCAGCGGGCGCAGACTCAGCCGCGCCCGTTATTCATTACGCTGTTGCGTTATACGCGTTTACTGCCGAAGCCACGACATCGCTGTTGGCGTCCAGACCGGAAATCTGCGCCAGCGCGGCCTGCGGGCCTTTATCGGCGATAAGCTGCGCCAGCTCCTGCGCCTGCGGATCGTCTTCGCTGCGGAAATGCATCGCGGCGGCGATGCCCAGCACCAGATTCTGATGCGGCAGGCCATATTCCAGCGTGCCCAGCAGCGGCTTAATCAGACGGTCGCCCGCGCTCAGTTTGCGCAGCGGCTGACGGCCAACGCGCTCCACGTCGTCTTTCAGGTACGGGTTTTCAAAACGGCTAAGGATTTTCTCGATATACGCGGCATGTTTCGCGTCATCAAAGCCGTAGCGTTTAATCAGCACCGCGCCGCTCTCTTCCATCGCGCCGCGTACCACCAGACGAATTTTCTCATCCAGAATCGCGTCGCGAATGGTCTGATGACCGGCCTGTTTTCCGAGGTAGGCGGTTATAGCATGCCCGGTGTTCAGGGTGAAGAGCTTGCGTTCAACAAATGCCATCAGATTGTCGGTCAGCTCCATGCCTGCGATGGTCGGCAGCTCGCCTTTGAACTGAGTTTTATCGACAATCCACTCGCTGAAGGTTTCCACGGTGACTTCCAGCGGATCGTGCGCGGCGGATGCCGACGGCGGCACGATACGGTCAACGGCCGAGTCAACAAAACCGATGTGGCTTTCCACCCAGGCTTTGTCACCCTCTTCGAGCGCGTTAAAGACGTGCGTTTTCAGCTGGCTGGTGCCGCGCACCATGTTTTCACAGGCGATGATATTGAGCGGGCGCT
This sequence is a window from Cronobacter sakazakii. Protein-coding genes within it:
- the mtlR gene encoding mannitol operon repressor MtlR, with translation MQAMMEETQAFENRVLERLNAGKTVRSFLIAAVELLTEAVNILVLQVFRKDDYAVKYAVEPLLDGSGPLGDLSVRLKLIYGLGVISRAEYEDCELLMALREELNHDGNDYAFTDDEILGPFGELHCVVALPPAPPALESSDPQLIQMQQQRYQQVVRSTMVLSLTELLSRISLKKAFQK
- the tpiA gene encoding triose-phosphate isomerase; the protein is MRHPLVMGNWKLNGSRHMVNELVANLRKELAGVSGCDVAIAPPAMYLDLAKQAAAGSHIILGAQNVDVNLSGAFTGETSAEMLKDIGAKYIIIGHSERRTYHAESDELIAKKFAVLKAQGLVPVLCIGETEAENEAGKTEEVCARQIDAVLKTQGAAAFEGVVIAYEPVWAIGTGKSATPAQAQAVHKFIRDHIAKADAKIAEQVIIQYGGSVNAANAAELFTQPDIDGALVGGASLKADAFAVIVKAAEEAKKA
- a CDS encoding YiiQ family protein, producing the protein MKPLFYLLFLTLPLAARFADAETAPDTLTPTAPYLLPGSPTFDLSISQFRERFNADNPTLPLNEFRAIDVKGDKINLVRAASKINENLYASTALERGTLKIKSIQMTWLPIQGPEQKAAKAKALEYMAALLRSFTPKISKAQSQQRLTRLLTEGKGKRYFSQAEGAIRYIVADSGEKGLTFAVEPIKLALSQTLEGSNK
- the fpr gene encoding ferredoxin--NADP(+) reductase; translation: MADWVTGKVVRVQHWTDSLFSLVVHAPVAPFTAGQFTKLGLEIDGERVQRAYSYVNAPGNPDLEFYLVTVPEGKLSPRLHAMQPGDEVMVVSDAAGFFVLEEIPECETLWMLATGTAIGPYLSILQEGKDLERFKNIVLVHAVRYAQDLSYLPLMLELQQRYDGKLRVQTVVSRETVSGSLTGRVPALIESGALEEAVGLPMDTATSHVMLCGNPQMVRDTQQLLKDTRQMAKHLRRRPGHMTAEHYW
- the glpX gene encoding class II fructose-bisphosphatase — translated: MKRELAIEFSRVTEAAALAGYKWLGRGDKNLADGAAVNAMRIMLNKVDIDGQIVIGEGEIDEAPMLYIGEKVGTGNGDAVDIAVDPIEGTRMTAMGQANALAVLAVGDKGSFLNAPDMYMEKLIVGPGAKGVIDLNLPLEQNLKNIAAALDKPLSELTVTILAKPRHDAVIAQMQQLGVRVFAIPDGDVAASILTCIPDSEVDVLYGIGGAPEGVVSAAVIRALDGDMQGRLLARHVVKGDTPENRRIGEQELARCQAMGITAGNVLKLDEMAHNDNVIFSATGITKGDLLDGITRKGNIATTETLLIRGKSRTIRRIQSIHYLDRKDPEIQTHIL
- a CDS encoding DUF805 domain-containing protein, with the translated sequence MTLQQWLFSFKGRIGRRDFWVWIALWVASMIILFTLTGNDLLNTQTAAFMLVCLLWPTAAVVVKRLHDRGKSGAWALLMILAWMLLAGNWAVLGGVWQWAVGRFIPTLIMVMMVLDLGAFLGTQGENKYGKDTLDVKYR
- the mtlD gene encoding mannitol-1-phosphate 5-dehydrogenase; the encoded protein is MKALHFGAGNIGRGFIGKLLADAGIGLTFADVNQTVLDALNARHSYQVRVVGEQEQIDTVSGVDAVNSTSEDAVTLIATVDLVTTAVGPVVLERIAPAIAKGLVLRKAQGNERPLNIIACENMVRGTSQLKTHVFNALEEGDKAWVESHIGFVDSAVDRIVPPSASAAHDPLEVTVETFSEWIVDKTQFKGELPTIAGMELTDNLMAFVERKLFTLNTGHAITAYLGKQAGHQTIRDAILDEKIRLVVRGAMEESGAVLIKRYGFDDAKHAAYIEKILSRFENPYLKDDVERVGRQPLRKLSAGDRLIKPLLGTLEYGLPHQNLVLGIAAAMHFRSEDDPQAQELAQLIADKGPQAALAQISGLDANSDVVASAVNAYNATA